GCGGCGCCATGATACTGGACCGCCTCGCGCGCGTAGTCCGAACATGAAGGGTAAAAACGGCACCGATCGCCGAGATAAGGGCTCACGGCGAGCTTGTAAAAGCGCAGAAGCGCGATTAGCACCGTTTGCATGTCATCGCTGCGTGTCAGTGGACGCCCGGTCCGGCGGGCCATCGTCCGGCACCGTGCCC
This sequence is a window from Mycetohabitans rhizoxinica HKI 454. Protein-coding genes within it:
- the yidD gene encoding membrane protein insertion efficiency factor YidD — protein: MQTVLIALLRFYKLAVSPYLGDRCRFYPSCSDYAREAVQYHGAAHGTYLAVKRLCRCHPFSAGGVDPVPPVRADRR